The Reichenbachiella carrageenanivorans region ACTGGCTTGGTACTGGTACCTTCCCCTAGCCTATATTTTTGGCGCTTCGGTGAGTCATACTATTTTCTTGGCTATACACGAGTTGAGTCATGACTTAGCTTTTAAGAAGAAGGTTTACAATCAATGGCTAGCCTTGGTGGCTAATATTCCAATTGTCGTGCCTTATGCCATGTCTTTTAAAACATATCATCTCAAGCATCATTGGGAGCAAGGAGATGAAAACAACGATACGGATTTGCCAACAACGGGCGAAGCCAATGTGTTTAAAGGATTTGTGGGTAAAATACTGTGGGCAACTAATCAGATTTTGTTCTATGCCTTTAGACCTATGTTTGTGCATCCAATCAAAATGGAAAAATGGCACATTTATAATATCATCTTCCAACTAGCTGCCATTAGTGTGTATTGGTATTTTGTAGGTACAGGAGCTATCCTTTACTTGTTGCTATCTATATTTCTTGCGGGGAGTTTACATCCTTTAGCTGCTCATTTTATTGCAGAGCATTATGTGTTTAAAGAAGGACAGGAGACGTATAGTTATTATGGTTTTCTTAATAAGCTGGCCTTGAATGTGGGGTATCACAATGAGCATCACGACTTTCCTAATATTCCAGGTACTCGATTGCCCAAACTCAAGGAAATGGCACCTAGTTTTTACGATAATCTATTTGTGCATAAATCTTGGATAAATGTGATTGTACAATTCATCGCTAACCCTAAGATCAGCCTAAATAGTCGAATCAAGCGAAACAATAGCATCTAGTAGGTTAAGATTATACTGACTAGAATAGATTCTCTCCACTAATCCGACTAATTTCGAGTTTAGAAATAAGCGATAAATTATGCGGATAGTTTTTATGGGTACACCTGAATTTGCGGTGCCCAGTCTACAAATTTTACATGAAAATGGCTACGATATTGTAGGTGTCATTACAGCACCCGATAAGCCAAAAGGTAGGGGGAAGAAAATGCAGGGTACCCCTGTGAAAGAATATGCAGAAAGTGTAGGACTTCACCTCTTACAACCTACCAATTTAAAATCTGAAGCATTTTTATCCGAGCTTAAATCATTAAATGCTGATTTACAAATAGTGGTAGCATTTCGAATGCTGCCAGAGGTCGTTTGGAATATGCCAGCAGGAGGCACTTTCAACCTTCATGGTTCATTACTGCCGCAGTATAGAGGTGCTGCGCCGATCAACTGGGCTATTATGAATGGAGAGACAGAAACAGGTGTGACTACATTTTTCCTCAAGCACGAGATAGATACAGGTAGTGTCATAATGCAAGAAAAGGAGGTGATAGCTAAAGAAGATACGGTAGGAGATGTATACGAGCGGCTTATGATCAAAGGGGCTAAGCTGGTATTGAAAACGGTACAGGCTATAGATGTGGGAACAGTATCCCTGTCTCCACAGATAGAATCGCCAGACTTAAAGGCTGCTCCCAAAATTCATAAAGAAACATGCGAGATCAAGTGGTCTCAAGAGAGTGAAACCATCAGAAATTTTATCAGGGGACTTTCTCCGTATCCAGCTGCATGGACAACACTGGGAGAAAAAAAATTCAAAATATATAAAACTAAAATTTCAGAACAATCGGCTGATGATAAGCCTATCGGTAATTATATCACCGATAATAAAACACACTTGTCTGTGAAGACAGGAGATGGGTGGCTCGACTTGCTAGAGCTGCAAATGGAAGGTAAGAAACGCATGATGGTGGAAGATTTGCTCAGAGGTTTTAAATTTGATTGATATGAAGATAGCACTGATAGCAGCGATGTCCAGAAACCGTGTGATCGGGATCAATAATGACTTGCCTTGGCATTTGCCTGACGACATGAAGTATTTTATGGAGACTACCAGAGATCATGTAGTGATCATGGGGCGCAAAAATTTTGATTCACTACCGCCTAAGTTTAAGCCGCTGCCCAATCGAACCAATGTAATTTTGACCAGACAGAAAGGCTATGAAGTGCCTGGTTGTACTGTTTTTCATGACATGAAAGACGCTTATGCCTTTGCAGAATCTCACGGAGAAAAAGAGCTTTTTGTAATTGGTGGTGGTCAAATTTATCAAATGGCAATCGCACAAGCAGATGTGATTTACCTGACAGAAATTGACGCAGATATAGAAAATGGGGAGGTTTTCTTTCCTGTAATGGGTGGCGAATGGAAAGAAGTTTCCAGAATTCATCATGGACAAGACGAGCGCCATGTCTACGCTTTTGATTACGTGAGATACGAAAGAGTATAAGGCCATTAATGATAGACTACCCCTTAATAAAATGAGCATGTTGAAATATTTTGAAAATAGAAATATCTGGATCACGGGAGCCTCTAGCGGTATTGGTGAAGGTTTGGTTAGGCATTTGAGCCAAGTGAAATGTAATTTGATTATCTCGGCTAGGAGAGAAGAAGAATTGGTTCGGGTGAAAAATGAGAATCAAAATGCAGCCACTATCGAAGTGCTTCCATTGGATCTCGCAGATGGGCCTTCGCTAGAAGCGAAGACCAAAGCTGCTGAGGCATTTTTTGGAGGAGTCGACATTCTATTTAATAACGGTGGGATCAGTCAGCGTGATAAAGTGATTCATACATCCATGGAAGTGCAACGTCAGATCATGGAGGTCAATTACTTTGGGACTATTGCTCTGTCTAAATATGTCTTGCCAGGTATGGTAAAACGCAAATTTGGGCATCATGTGACCGTCACTAGTGCAGTGGGGATTATCAGTACACCGTTGAGGTCGGGGTACTCTGCATCAAAGCATGCGGTACACGGATTTTTTGATGCGTTGCGTTCGGAGCATTTCGAAGACGGTATCAAAGTCACGCTTATACTGCCTGGCTATGTGAATACCCAGATCTCTTACAATGCTTTGATGGGGGATGGTACGCAGCAAAATAAATTGGACAAAGCGCAGGCGGCAGGGTTGACTGTAGATCAGCTTGTACATAAGATGTTGAAAAAGGTGGCTGCGCAGAAGGAGGAAAGTTACATTGGAGGTTTCAAGGAGGTGATGGGTATCTATATGAAAAGATTTTTCCCTAGTATATTTTCTATCCTTGTTCGCAAAATGGCCGTTACCTAAAGATAACCAGCCAGCTTGTAAGCTAGAATACCTACCCACTCCTTTGTGAGCGTGGTCCATACATTTAAAGCATTGAGTGAGGGAATAATGAGCTCCTCCGGTGTATACCTCAACGACCTTCCGTAGTGATCTGTAGGGAAAGGGACAACATGCAGTCCTACTTTTTTAAAACACTTTTTAGACCGATACATATGAAAAGCGGAGGTAATGAGGAGTATTTCGTCTTGCGTTTGTTTTAGTAAATCGGCGGTGTAAATCGCATTTTCTCGTGTGTTTCTTGCTTGATCTTCTATGTTTATATCTGTTTCTGGTATGCCACAGCTTAGTGCAAAACCTCTAAGTGCATGGCTTTCCTTATGACCTTCGAAGGTAATAGCTGCTGTTCCTCCAGTGATGACAATCTGATCAATAATCCCTTTTTGATAAAGATCAATTGCATGCACGATTCGATCTGATCCTTTATTGAACTGTACACGGTCAAATGGCGGACGATCTGGATTTGTGATACCAGACAATACAACACCATAGCGATAGTGACCATCAAGTTGATTATATGGGATGGCCTCTGGTTCCCAGCTGTTGATAATCAAAATAGAGAGCAATGGGTTGGTGAAAAATAAAAGCAAGAATACAGCGGAAGTATGTAACAGTTGACGGTACTTCTTTTGCTTCACCACCAGCGAACCGATCGCCACCCAAGCAATAAGGCTGACGGGCATTATCAGCCAATAGATGATTTTGGATAGGATGAAAAACATAGGCTTTTATTTGCCAAAGCTATTCACTACTTTTCTAAACCAATCAAAATAAAGCGATACAACGAGCAATAGTGACATCAGCCAGATCACTATTACGTTGAAGTAGAGCGTGTCGTAGTAGTTGCCCATAAAGTACTTCTGCGGTGCATAGAAATGTGATCTCATATCCAGTGCATGTTGAGGAAGTGCCACATAGTATATGGGGTATATTTTCTGAATGAGCTCCTTTTTGGTTTCCAAAAGTCGGTTTTCAGCTGTGCTGTTTTTCAAAAAGAAAGTAATGGCTTCATTTTCATTCCCTTTTCTCAATTCAGCAAAAGCGGCAGCCTTCTCTTCGGTATCAGTCATGGACTTTATTAAGGCATCACGATCAGCAGAGGCTTGCTTTAAGCGATTGTTATAGATCTTGCGCATGATTTGAACAAATCGCTTGGTGGCATCATAGGTGGATGTGTCGAACTTGCTAAGGGAGATGTTCTCTAATTCCCTGAACTTGTCTTTGGGGATACGAGCCAATTCCATTTCTTTTCTAAGCTCATTCTGGATAAGCTTTAACTTGTCATCTACCATTTGTTTTTTGTCGCTATCAGTAGATCCAAAGTTGGAATGTACATAGTCAAGATTAGCTTCTATAGCCGAGTAGAAGTATACACTTTTAAACTCTGAGTTGGCAATTGTTTGGTCGTATTCGAAAAGATGTTTTTCGTAGGCATTGTCTTTGAATTGTGTAACGGCAAGTGCTTCATAGCCCCATTTGGAAGCCATCAGTTCACCTATTATAGGTACTTTCTTTGAATTGCTTAGCCATGGGTGTAGCTTATCAAAATTTACCACTACACCACTCAAAATAAGCTGAGGGATAATCAATAATGGAATAAGGATGTAGATCGTTACGGCAGAATTGAAGGCTGAGGATATATTCAGTCCCATGATGTTGGCAAAACATGAGACACTAAACATGACCAGCCAAAACGAAAATGTCATGCCGTGGATGCCTAATATAGCATCTCCTATTACGACAAACATTAAGGACTGTAGGGCAGAGAGACCAAAGAGAATGGCCATTTTAGATACGAGATAACTCCATCTACTGAGGTTGAGAAAAGACTCTCTTTTCAATATTTTTCGATCCTTGAAAATTTCTTCGGCACTCACTGTCAATCCCATAAAAAGCGATACAATAATGGCCATGAAGAAGAAGGCAGGGATGTTTGGGTTCTCTTTGAATACATATTCGCTAGACCCTTCGGGTACATATCTAATAATAAAAGCCAAGATAAGCGCCAACAAAGGAGCTTCAAGTAAGTTGATCGCTAGATATTGTTTGTTGCTTATTTTGGAAGCAATATCTCGACTGGCAAAAATCACAAGTTGTTTGAATCTGCTTGGAATTTTGAGTGTTTTTTCGGGTTCTTCATCCGATTCTTTGGCCGGTTTGATGTTTACTCTCTCGGTGAAATATCCGTTCCAGTCTTGCGGCGATATTTTACGTTGGTCAGTGAGTTTGCCATATTCATCTACCACTTTGGTCTCTATGATATTGAATATTTGCTCCGAATTCACATTGCCACATTCTATACAGGAGCCTGCTTCTTTGTCTATGAGATCTACAATGTTTTTGAAATAGATGACAGCTTCTACAGGATTGCCATAGTAAATCTGGTAACCACCTACATCGAGTATGACTAGTTTGTCAAACATCTTGAAAATCTCAGACGAAGGCTGGTGAATGACCACAAAGATCATTTTGCCTTTGAGCGAAAGCTCTTTGAGTAGATCCATGATGTTTTCAGAATCTCTGGATGAAAGCCCAGATGTAGGTTCGTCTACAAACATGACCGAAGGTTCACGAAGGAGTTCCAAGCCTATGTTGAGTCGCTTTCGCTGCCCACCACTGATGGTTTTCTGTAGCGGCGAGCCTACTTTTAAGTTTCTTGTTTCGCTCAGGCCAAGCGCAGATAAGGTCTTGTCGACCAATTCATTCAGTTCCTTATCATTCTTATTGGCAAAGCAAAGTTTGGCAGCGTAGTAGAGGTTTTCGGATACGCTGAGTTCTTCTACCAGCAAGTCGTCTTGTGGTACATAGCCTATGACTCCTTCTACTTTGCTTTTGTCTTTGTTGATATCAATGCCATTGATCCGGACAGAGCCATGCGAAGGTTTTTCATTGCCATTCAATACATTGAGTAGGGTGGACTTGCCTGCTCCACTGCCGCCCATCAACCCGATGAGTTTGCCAGAGCTTTCTGCTATCGTGATGTCTCTTAGTCCTTGGTGCCCGTTAGGGAAAGTGAACCCTAAATTTTCTGCTACAAAGGAGATTTTGGCTTGAGAACCTTCTTCTCTGAAAGCCGACACCACATCGCTATAGTAAATGGGGTCTATTTTACTGCTTCTGATGGTGCTACCAGAAGAGAAGACAATGATTTTATTTTTTCTTACATGTATGCCATTGAGTGTAAGGGCAGATTCTCCCATGTATTTCATAAAATACATTTCTAGTGCGGGAAGCCTAAAGAAAGCGAGATAACCAGATAGAAAAGCACGTTTGATGTGCTTTGATGACGAATTGAGGCCTCCATTTTGACTGTCGTCTATGATTAGAATATTCTCTGCATTGAGCTGAGAACGTTCTTTGGTGACTACAAATGATTTGATGTGATCTACTGCTTTGTTTGAGAAGTGGAAGGCCTCACCAATGAGAAGTAGTAGCTCTTGTTCTCTGTCGGATATCTCACCATCGGCCATGATGACTTCAAGTACTTTTAAGATAACGACGATTTTTTGCTGCTGAGTGAGCTCTTGATTGACCTGTTTGGCTAGTATAGATATTTCTTTCTTTTCGCTGAAAGAAACAGCCCGTTCACTAGACATATGGCTAGTCATCTGATCGAAGAGTTGCATGTATTTGAGACTATCGCCTTTGCTGAGGTTTTCGAGCAAAAAGTCTTCGATTGAATTTCTTTCGTCCTCGGTGACGTCGTCCTCTTTAGCCACTATCGCCAATAAGTGGATGATGGCTTTTAACAGTTGTTCACTCATAGTTTAGATCGAGTTATTGAGATGGTTTTGATCAATAAATATAGGTCAAATTGGGGCATAAATAAAAAAAGCATTGAATGTATAGTTCAATGCTTTTTACTCCGGTAGAATGGCGGATTATCTTACCATTTCGGCTCTGATTCTTTTTACCTCTGCGATGATGTCTACCAACATGTCTTTGTTCAAAGTGAAGTTAGGATCACCTTCAGCAATTTTTTTGTCGATTTCAGCAAGATCTTCTTGATACAATACTCTCAAGATGTCGAATTCTGCTACTACACCAGCAATGGTGTCATCGCTTTTTAAGTCTTTCAAAAGTTTAACTACATCGTTCAAAGGCTCTTTTTGATCGATGATGATTTTTACCAATGGCTCCAAAATCAAGTTTCTGCTCGCTTCAGGGAGTAGATCTTCAGGGTAGGTGTCGATCACCATTACTGACAAGTACAATCCTTCGATGTAGCTACCAGAAAGAATCAAAGCAACCGTTTGTAATCTATCTGTTGCTTCCAGTTTTTCTTCTGCTACTTCCATCGCATAGTTGATCAGGTTAGCCAAAGAGTCTTTGTTGCCCAAGTTTTTTTCAAATCTTTCCATCAAGTCCAATTCGAAAGCTGATGCAATGCCGATTTGATCTGCCAGCTTTTGACATGCTTCCATGTATTTTAAAGCATCTTGTACTTGATCATAAGAAGATAAATACCCAATGTCAGTAGCATACGCACCCAGGTTCATAGCTGCTTTATCAGCTACATTTTCGTATTTAGATACGTTGTCAATACTATTGATTAAATCTCCGTTAAAATCAGATCCAGTAGCCTGAAGCATATAAGGTACTTCTGATGGAGGGGGCATGTCGTGCACCACTTTGTCAATTTCATTGAGGAGTTGATTTTCAGCCTTCTCAAATGCCTCAGCTTCTGCTTCAGCAGCTACTTTTTTGGAATTGCTTCCGCAAGAACAAATGAAAACTGTCAACGCCACGGCAAAGCATAGGTTGATGGATTGTTTATAGTTGATCATTAGTTTGTGTTTTATGAATTTCTCAATGCCAATTTTAATATATTTTTGACTGGATATAAAGCGCAGTATCAATTAATTTGAGCAGAACAGCTGTGATCTTTCGTTTTCTTATGAAAATAAAACTATACATCATAATGACTGTCTTGATAAGTGGGGTATACAAACCCGCAATGACTCAAGAACTAACACAATATTTTTACTCAGACGGTGCGTTGAGCTCCGAAGGCGTGCAAGATGCTACGGGCAAACAAGGAGAGTGGAAATTCTATTATGCTGAAGGGCAGATCAATGTAGTTGAGAATTATAAAGCCAACGAGCTAGAAGGGGTGTCGCTTTCATATTATCAAAACGGGCAGTTGAAGAGTGAAGAGAATTGGCACCTTGGACTGCAGGAAGATAGCGCATACTATTATTATGAGACAGGGCAGCTACACCGAAAAGGTATGTATATAGCCAGTTTGTATACGGGGATTTGGCTCTCTTACCACGAAAATGGCAGATTGAAAAGTAAAGGAGGGTATGCCATGGGACTACCCGATGGGTTGTGGGAGGTCTATGCTGAAGATGGTCTAATATTGCAAAAAGGCTACTACAAAGAAGGAAAGGAGCATGGATATTGGGAGTTTTATGATGGCAACGGACGGATCAATTTTTCAGGTAGTTACCAAAACGGTAAAGAAATAGGTGAGTGGTACGAGTATTCTCGCAAGGGGAAAAAGAGGCTTTATTATGACTACTCTGAAAAATAACGCATGACGGTAAAGGACTTGGAAAGACAGTACTTCAACTTGTACAATTAATCTCCTGCATATCTTTCATACTGACTAATAACCTGATTAAAATCATTGATTAGTGAATTGGCCATCTGGTTAATCTCATGGGTGCTTATGGAAGAAAGTTCTGAGCAGAATCTTTGCCATTTTTGTTCTATGTGTAGGATTGTCGATTGGGCATTGGATGTATTGATTTTGGAGCTTTTGATTTCCTCTAGCTGTTGGCTAAATAGGCTGATACATTGTTTAATGGTCACCTGATCGTCCAGCATATGTGCATTTACTATTTTCATCAAAAGCATGCGCTGACTACCCGTCTTATTGATCAATATGGACAAGGCTGTAATCTCATTTACTAGCCCATTGAGCTCACCTAATTTGTCTATGGATTGCGCACTCATGTTTTGAATTTCGCTGACTAATACTCGGAAAGGAGCACCTTGCGAGCTGTTAAGTTTGCTGGCATGGATAGCGGCGTTTATTGCTACGATGTTGGTTCTTTTTGAGAAATCATTGATGCTGCCGATTACACTATTGAGACTGTTTTTTATGGACATAACAAGCTGGATGACTACGTAATTATTGAACGCAATCATAGCCAAAATACTTAGTTTATATTTCTTTACTACTTTGTATCTTGTGTTATTAGTGGTTAATGCATGTTGATATATGCGGTATGACAGAAATGTACGAATTGGACTACGTAGTTTTTCTGTAAGTTCCTTAAGGCTTTTATTGAGTTGGGTGTGTTTGAGCCAATTGATTGATCCTTTTTTAGAGTTTTAGAATGTTAGCTCAGAGTGCGCCTTTGCCTAATTTGTCGATATTAGCTATTCGAAAAGATTGTTTGCCCTCGATAGGGGAAGTACTGGTTTTGTTTGACCTAATGATAAACCAATTGTAAGAAATCAAATCCTGAACTCATGCATCAACAAGCCAAACTTCTCTTTCTTTTTATGTTTCTATGGCTCGTGTCCAAGGCGCAAGGCCAAAATGGAAAACGAACCGAAAATACCGTTTTGAAATTGGACAAGGGAGAAAATCCTTATTCAAAAAGAAAGTCTGCCTGGCTGGTGAAAAATGGCTTTGATGTGGACGTCTATGATTGGCAAAACAAAGAAATCAATCAGCAGTTGAAAGGAGCCTTTGATCAGCGAACCTCAGCTTATGTCTGGGGTGTTGTGGGACTGGCTAGTGCTGTGCAGTTGGGAAACCAAATGATCAACAATGATGAGGGGAGGGGCTTTTGGTTCACCGCATCAGTTACGTCAGGGGTCATTGCTTCCATTCAATCTTTCAAGGCAAAGAAGAGAGTGAAGCAGGTCAATATTTGGCATCAAAATTTGGATAGTGTCAATCAAGACAGCGTTTCTGCACTATCAATCCATAAGCATTATCACCTACCAAGCCCATACAAGCCTTCAAAAAACAAATATTTATTAAAAAATGATTTTGATCTCTATGCTTATCATTGGGACAATGAAGAAATCAATTTGCAGTTGGACAAGGCCTTTGAGTTAAGAAGTACAGGGCAGGTTTTGCTTGGCGTGTCTTTGGGGAGTTTTTTTCTGGGCGCATTATACAAACTTGCAGGAATGCTTGCAGATGAAAACGACAAGGGGGGGAGTGCTGGTAGAATAGGCACTGGTCTATACATAGCATCGGGAGCCATGGTTACAGGTTCGATCGTCCTGACTAGTTTGGCTCAAGGCAAAGTACGAAAGGCTGAGCAGCAAAGAATTCTATTATCTACCCAGTAAAAAGTGATTGCTTGTTGTTGAGGACTACGCAATCACCTTGTACTGAACTTCATCCATTG contains the following coding sequences:
- a CDS encoding fatty acid desaturase, producing MEKKNGFYWSDEREPHFKRRKEIIAKHPEVKELYGIDKGLKYKTLGLVIFQLATAPFIAELAWYWYLPLAYIFGASVSHTIFLAIHELSHDLAFKKKVYNQWLALVANIPIVVPYAMSFKTYHLKHHWEQGDENNDTDLPTTGEANVFKGFVGKILWATNQILFYAFRPMFVHPIKMEKWHIYNIIFQLAAISVYWYFVGTGAILYLLLSIFLAGSLHPLAAHFIAEHYVFKEGQETYSYYGFLNKLALNVGYHNEHHDFPNIPGTRLPKLKEMAPSFYDNLFVHKSWINVIVQFIANPKISLNSRIKRNNSI
- the fmt gene encoding methionyl-tRNA formyltransferase; amino-acid sequence: MRIVFMGTPEFAVPSLQILHENGYDIVGVITAPDKPKGRGKKMQGTPVKEYAESVGLHLLQPTNLKSEAFLSELKSLNADLQIVVAFRMLPEVVWNMPAGGTFNLHGSLLPQYRGAAPINWAIMNGETETGVTTFFLKHEIDTGSVIMQEKEVIAKEDTVGDVYERLMIKGAKLVLKTVQAIDVGTVSLSPQIESPDLKAAPKIHKETCEIKWSQESETIRNFIRGLSPYPAAWTTLGEKKFKIYKTKISEQSADDKPIGNYITDNKTHLSVKTGDGWLDLLELQMEGKKRMMVEDLLRGFKFD
- a CDS encoding dihydrofolate reductase, whose amino-acid sequence is MKIALIAAMSRNRVIGINNDLPWHLPDDMKYFMETTRDHVVIMGRKNFDSLPPKFKPLPNRTNVILTRQKGYEVPGCTVFHDMKDAYAFAESHGEKELFVIGGGQIYQMAIAQADVIYLTEIDADIENGEVFFPVMGGEWKEVSRIHHGQDERHVYAFDYVRYERV
- a CDS encoding SDR family NAD(P)-dependent oxidoreductase, with the protein product MLKYFENRNIWITGASSGIGEGLVRHLSQVKCNLIISARREEELVRVKNENQNAATIEVLPLDLADGPSLEAKTKAAEAFFGGVDILFNNGGISQRDKVIHTSMEVQRQIMEVNYFGTIALSKYVLPGMVKRKFGHHVTVTSAVGIISTPLRSGYSASKHAVHGFFDALRSEHFEDGIKVTLILPGYVNTQISYNALMGDGTQQNKLDKAQAAGLTVDQLVHKMLKKVAAQKEESYIGGFKEVMGIYMKRFFPSIFSILVRKMAVT
- a CDS encoding YdcF family protein, which encodes MFFILSKIIYWLIMPVSLIAWVAIGSLVVKQKKYRQLLHTSAVFLLLFFTNPLLSILIINSWEPEAIPYNQLDGHYRYGVVLSGITNPDRPPFDRVQFNKGSDRIVHAIDLYQKGIIDQIVITGGTAAITFEGHKESHALRGFALSCGIPETDINIEDQARNTRENAIYTADLLKQTQDEILLITSAFHMYRSKKCFKKVGLHVVPFPTDHYGRSLRYTPEELIIPSLNALNVWTTLTKEWVGILAYKLAGYL
- a CDS encoding ATP-binding cassette domain-containing protein produces the protein MSEQLLKAIIHLLAIVAKEDDVTEDERNSIEDFLLENLSKGDSLKYMQLFDQMTSHMSSERAVSFSEKKEISILAKQVNQELTQQQKIVVILKVLEVIMADGEISDREQELLLLIGEAFHFSNKAVDHIKSFVVTKERSQLNAENILIIDDSQNGGLNSSSKHIKRAFLSGYLAFFRLPALEMYFMKYMGESALTLNGIHVRKNKIIVFSSGSTIRSSKIDPIYYSDVVSAFREEGSQAKISFVAENLGFTFPNGHQGLRDITIAESSGKLIGLMGGSGAGKSTLLNVLNGNEKPSHGSVRINGIDINKDKSKVEGVIGYVPQDDLLVEELSVSENLYYAAKLCFANKNDKELNELVDKTLSALGLSETRNLKVGSPLQKTISGGQRKRLNIGLELLREPSVMFVDEPTSGLSSRDSENIMDLLKELSLKGKMIFVVIHQPSSEIFKMFDKLVILDVGGYQIYYGNPVEAVIYFKNIVDLIDKEAGSCIECGNVNSEQIFNIIETKVVDEYGKLTDQRKISPQDWNGYFTERVNIKPAKESDEEPEKTLKIPSRFKQLVIFASRDIASKISNKQYLAINLLEAPLLALILAFIIRYVPEGSSEYVFKENPNIPAFFFMAIIVSLFMGLTVSAEEIFKDRKILKRESFLNLSRWSYLVSKMAILFGLSALQSLMFVVIGDAILGIHGMTFSFWLVMFSVSCFANIMGLNISSAFNSAVTIYILIPLLIIPQLILSGVVVNFDKLHPWLSNSKKVPIIGELMASKWGYEALAVTQFKDNAYEKHLFEYDQTIANSEFKSVYFYSAIEANLDYVHSNFGSTDSDKKQMVDDKLKLIQNELRKEMELARIPKDKFRELENISLSKFDTSTYDATKRFVQIMRKIYNNRLKQASADRDALIKSMTDTEEKAAAFAELRKGNENEAITFFLKNSTAENRLLETKKELIQKIYPIYYVALPQHALDMRSHFYAPQKYFMGNYYDTLYFNVIVIWLMSLLLVVSLYFDWFRKVVNSFGK
- a CDS encoding toxin-antitoxin system YwqK family antitoxin; protein product: MTVLISGVYKPAMTQELTQYFYSDGALSSEGVQDATGKQGEWKFYYAEGQINVVENYKANELEGVSLSYYQNGQLKSEENWHLGLQEDSAYYYYETGQLHRKGMYIASLYTGIWLSYHENGRLKSKGGYAMGLPDGLWEVYAEDGLILQKGYYKEGKEHGYWEFYDGNGRINFSGSYQNGKEIGEWYEYSRKGKKRLYYDYSEK